One part of the Engraulis encrasicolus isolate BLACKSEA-1 chromosome 17, IST_EnEncr_1.0, whole genome shotgun sequence genome encodes these proteins:
- the tubgcp2 gene encoding gamma-tubulin complex component 2 isoform X2: MSEFRIHHDVNELLSLLHVRGGDGAEVYIDLLQKNRTPYVTTTVSAHSAKVKIAEYSKTPEDFLKKYEELKSKNVRNLDPLVYLLSKLTEDKETLQYLQQNAKERTEMSANASAATSSTFSLPQSSTKMSMQELEELRKKLGNVTASSNVPQSAEVTRKMLRDRHNKKNPTQPIPVFPNWVYDRPTLIGDFITGGTGTPVGEQAPPIGTLPLTAQEQALVEDLLFVLIGVDGRDITAQPVLGRQSRSFIVDTSLDMSIKELVNRILPVASCYSTITRFTEERSSFEYGQVNHALTAAMRTLMKEYLILVTQLEHLHRQGLLSLQKLWFYIQPTMRTMEILASIATSVEKGDCMGGSTLSLLHDRTFNYTGDSQAQELCLYLTKAASVPYFEILEKWVYRGIIKDPYSEFMVEEHELQKEKIQEDYNDKYWDQRYTIVQHRIPSFLQKMADKILSTGKYLNVVRECGRDVTCPDAKEVLYTLKERAYVEQIEKAYNYASKVLLDFLMEEKELVSRLRSIKHYFLMDKGDFFVHFMDLTEEELKKAVDDIIPPRLEALLELALRMSTANTDPFKDDLKIDLMQHDVITQLLRVLAIETKQEKAIINADPTDVSLSGLEAFSFDYIVKWPLSLIINRKALTRYQMLFRHMFYCKHVERLLCNVWISNKTAKQYSLHSAKWFSTAFALRQRMLNFVQNIQYYMMFEVNEPTWHIMEKNLKTASNIDDVLCHHTSFLDNCLKDCMLTNPELLKIFSKLMSVCVMFTNCMHKFTVKLIQDVETNRMEALSSKNKATEEAEKKKLTTKFVSEHVDSLQSDASFEATISSFDSNFSTLLLDLLDKLSIYSTNDCEHSMINIIYRLDFNGFYTERLEKMAIERTQKASA, translated from the exons GTGAAGATAGCGGAGTATTCCAAAACACCTGAGGATTTCCTGAAGAAATATGAGGAGCTCAAGTCCAAGAATGTCCGAAACCTTGATCCACTTGTTTACCTCCTGTCAAAGCTTACAGAAGACAAGGAG ACTTTGCAGTATTTACAGCAAAATGCCAAGGAGCGGACAGAGATGTCTGCGAATGCCTCGGCTGCGACCAGCTCCACCTTCAGCCTCCCTCAGAGCAGCACCAAGATGTCCATGCAGGAGCTGGAGGAACTGCGCAAAAAGCTGGGCAACGTCACCGCCAGCTCCAACGTACCACAG TCGGCGGAGGTGACTCGTAAGATGCTTCGGGACAGGCACAACAAGAAGAACCCCACCCAGCCCATCCCCGTCTTCCCCAACTGGGTGTACGACCGGCCGACCCTTATCGGAGACTTCATCACGGGTGGCACTGGCACACCAGTTGGAGAACAAGCGCCCCCTATTG GCACGCTGCCACTGACGGCCCAAGAGCAAGCGCTGGTGGAGGACCTCCTCTTCGTTCTGATTGGTGTAGACGGGCGTGACATCACAGCACAGCCTGTACTCGGACGCCAGAGCCGCTCGTTCATCGTGGACACCTCGCTGGACATGTCAATCAAAGAGCTGGTTAACCGCATCCTGCCTGTGGCCTCCTGTTACTCCACCATCACACG GTTCACGGAGGAGCGGTCGTCGTTTGAGTACGGGCAGGTGAACCACGCGCTGACGGCGGCCATGCGGACGCTGATGAAGGAGTACCTGATCCTGGTCACGCAGCTAGAGCACCTGCACCGCCAGGGCCTGCTCTCCCTGCAGAAGCTCTGGTTCTACATCCAGCCTACCATGAGGACCATGGAGATACTCGCATCCATTG CAACATCGGTTGAGAAGGGGGACTGCATGGGCGGCTCCACGTTAAGTCTCCTGCACGATCGCACCTTCAACTACACGGGGGACAGCCAAGCTCAGGAGCTGTGTCTGTACTTGACCAAGGCAGCCAGCGTCCCCTACTTCGAGATCCTGGAGAAGTGGGTCTACAGAGGCATCATCAAAGACCCTTACAG TGAGTTCATGGTGGAGGAGCACGAGCTTCAGAAAGAGAAGATCCAGGAGGACTACAATGACAAGTACTGGGACCAGCGCTACACCATCGTCCAGCACCGCATCCCCTCCTTCCTGCAGAAGATGGCCGACAAGATCCTCAGCACAG GCAAGTACCTGAACGTGGTGCGTGAGTGTGGGCGGGACGTGACGTGTCCAGATGCCAAAGAGGTGCTGTACACGTTGAAGGAGCGGGCATATGTGGAGCAGATCGAGAAGGCCTACAACTACGCCAGCAAGGTGCTGCTGGACTTCCTCATGGAGGAGAAGGAGCTCGTCTCACGCCTCAG GTCTATCAAGCACTACTTCCTGATGGACAAGGGCGATTTCTTTGTGCACTTCATGGACCTGacggaggaggagctgaagaaggCGGTGGATGACATCATCCCGCCCCGCCTGGAGGCCCTGCTGGAGCTGGCCCTGCGCATGAGCACCGCCAACACCGACCCCTTCAAGGACGACCTCAAG ATTGACCTGATGCAGCATGACGTGATAACGCAGCTGCTGCGCGTGCTGGCCATCGAGACCAAGCAGGAGAAGGCCATCATCAACGCAGACCCCACCGATGTCTCCCTCTCCGGCCTCGAAGCCTTCTCATTTGACTACATCGTCAAGTGGCCACTCTCGCTCATCATCAACCG GAAAGCGTTGACGCGCTACCAGATGCTGTTCCGCCACATGTTCTACTGCAAGCACGTGGAGCGGCTCCTCTGCAACGTGTGGATAAGCAACAAGACAGCCAAGCAGTACTCCCTGCACTCCGCTAAATG GTTTTCCACAGCGTTTGCATTGAGGCAGCGCATGCTGAACTTTGTGCAGAACATCCAGTACTACATGATGTTCGAGGTCAATGAGCCAACCTGGCACATCATGGAGAAGAACCTCAAAACA GCGTCCAATATTGATGACGTGCTCTGTCACCACACCAGTTTCCTGGACAACTGTCTGAAGGACTGCATGCTGACCAACCCCGAGCTGCTCAAGATCTTCTCCAAGCTCATGTCCGTCTGCGTCATGTTCACCaactgcatgcat AAATTCACAGTGAAATTAATCCAAGATGTGGAGACCAATCGGATGGAAGCATTGTCCTCCAAGAACAAAGCCacagaggaggcagagaagaagAAACTCAccacaaag ttTGTGTCGGAGCATGTGGACTCGCTGCAGTCGGACGCCAGCTTCGAGGCCACCATCAGCAGCTTCGACTCCAACTTCAGCACGCTGCTGCTGGACCTGCTGGACAAGCTCAGCATCTATAGCACCAACGACTGCGAACACTCCATGATCAACATCATATACCG GTTGGACTTCAATGGCTTCTACACAGAGCGCTTGGAGAAGATGGCCATCGAACGTACACAGAAAGCATCAGCGTAG
- the tubgcp2 gene encoding gamma-tubulin complex component 2 isoform X1, with product MSEFRIHHDVNELLSLLHVRGGDGAEVYIDLLQKNRTPYVTTTVSAHSAKVKIAEYSKTPEDFLKKYEELKSKNVRNLDPLVYLLSKLTEDKETLQYLQQNAKERTEMSANASAATSSTFSLPQSSTKMSMQELEELRKKLGNVTASSNVPQSAEVTRKMLRDRHNKKNPTQPIPVFPNWVYDRPTLIGDFITGGTGTPVGEQAPPIGTLPLTAQEQALVEDLLFVLIGVDGRDITAQPVLGRQSRSFIVDTSLDMSIKELVNRILPVASCYSTITRFTEERSSFEYGQVNHALTAAMRTLMKEYLILVTQLEHLHRQGLLSLQKLWFYIQPTMRTMEILASIATSVEKGDCMGGSTLSLLHDRTFNYTGDSQAQELCLYLTKAASVPYFEILEKWVYRGIIKDPYSEFMVEEHELQKEKIQEDYNDKYWDQRYTIVQHRIPSFLQKMADKILSTGKYLNVVRECGRDVTCPDAKEVLYTLKERAYVEQIEKAYNYASKVLLDFLMEEKELVSRLRSIKHYFLMDKGDFFVHFMDLTEEELKKAVDDIIPPRLEALLELALRMSTANTDPFKDDLKIDLMQHDVITQLLRVLAIETKQEKAIINADPTDVSLSGLEAFSFDYIVKWPLSLIINRKALTRYQMLFRHMFYCKHVERLLCNVWISNKTAKQYSLHSAKWFSTAFALRQRMLNFVQNIQYYMMFEVNEPTWHIMEKNLKTASNIDDVLCHHTSFLDNCLKDCMLTNPELLKIFSKLMSVCVMFTNCMHKFTVKLIQDVETNRMEALSSKNKATEEAEKKKLTTKDKTVWKLQGRLNNNLGHPIVLFVSEHVDSLQSDASFEATISSFDSNFSTLLLDLLDKLSIYSTNDCEHSMINIIYRLDFNGFYTERLEKMAIERTQKASA from the exons GTGAAGATAGCGGAGTATTCCAAAACACCTGAGGATTTCCTGAAGAAATATGAGGAGCTCAAGTCCAAGAATGTCCGAAACCTTGATCCACTTGTTTACCTCCTGTCAAAGCTTACAGAAGACAAGGAG ACTTTGCAGTATTTACAGCAAAATGCCAAGGAGCGGACAGAGATGTCTGCGAATGCCTCGGCTGCGACCAGCTCCACCTTCAGCCTCCCTCAGAGCAGCACCAAGATGTCCATGCAGGAGCTGGAGGAACTGCGCAAAAAGCTGGGCAACGTCACCGCCAGCTCCAACGTACCACAG TCGGCGGAGGTGACTCGTAAGATGCTTCGGGACAGGCACAACAAGAAGAACCCCACCCAGCCCATCCCCGTCTTCCCCAACTGGGTGTACGACCGGCCGACCCTTATCGGAGACTTCATCACGGGTGGCACTGGCACACCAGTTGGAGAACAAGCGCCCCCTATTG GCACGCTGCCACTGACGGCCCAAGAGCAAGCGCTGGTGGAGGACCTCCTCTTCGTTCTGATTGGTGTAGACGGGCGTGACATCACAGCACAGCCTGTACTCGGACGCCAGAGCCGCTCGTTCATCGTGGACACCTCGCTGGACATGTCAATCAAAGAGCTGGTTAACCGCATCCTGCCTGTGGCCTCCTGTTACTCCACCATCACACG GTTCACGGAGGAGCGGTCGTCGTTTGAGTACGGGCAGGTGAACCACGCGCTGACGGCGGCCATGCGGACGCTGATGAAGGAGTACCTGATCCTGGTCACGCAGCTAGAGCACCTGCACCGCCAGGGCCTGCTCTCCCTGCAGAAGCTCTGGTTCTACATCCAGCCTACCATGAGGACCATGGAGATACTCGCATCCATTG CAACATCGGTTGAGAAGGGGGACTGCATGGGCGGCTCCACGTTAAGTCTCCTGCACGATCGCACCTTCAACTACACGGGGGACAGCCAAGCTCAGGAGCTGTGTCTGTACTTGACCAAGGCAGCCAGCGTCCCCTACTTCGAGATCCTGGAGAAGTGGGTCTACAGAGGCATCATCAAAGACCCTTACAG TGAGTTCATGGTGGAGGAGCACGAGCTTCAGAAAGAGAAGATCCAGGAGGACTACAATGACAAGTACTGGGACCAGCGCTACACCATCGTCCAGCACCGCATCCCCTCCTTCCTGCAGAAGATGGCCGACAAGATCCTCAGCACAG GCAAGTACCTGAACGTGGTGCGTGAGTGTGGGCGGGACGTGACGTGTCCAGATGCCAAAGAGGTGCTGTACACGTTGAAGGAGCGGGCATATGTGGAGCAGATCGAGAAGGCCTACAACTACGCCAGCAAGGTGCTGCTGGACTTCCTCATGGAGGAGAAGGAGCTCGTCTCACGCCTCAG GTCTATCAAGCACTACTTCCTGATGGACAAGGGCGATTTCTTTGTGCACTTCATGGACCTGacggaggaggagctgaagaaggCGGTGGATGACATCATCCCGCCCCGCCTGGAGGCCCTGCTGGAGCTGGCCCTGCGCATGAGCACCGCCAACACCGACCCCTTCAAGGACGACCTCAAG ATTGACCTGATGCAGCATGACGTGATAACGCAGCTGCTGCGCGTGCTGGCCATCGAGACCAAGCAGGAGAAGGCCATCATCAACGCAGACCCCACCGATGTCTCCCTCTCCGGCCTCGAAGCCTTCTCATTTGACTACATCGTCAAGTGGCCACTCTCGCTCATCATCAACCG GAAAGCGTTGACGCGCTACCAGATGCTGTTCCGCCACATGTTCTACTGCAAGCACGTGGAGCGGCTCCTCTGCAACGTGTGGATAAGCAACAAGACAGCCAAGCAGTACTCCCTGCACTCCGCTAAATG GTTTTCCACAGCGTTTGCATTGAGGCAGCGCATGCTGAACTTTGTGCAGAACATCCAGTACTACATGATGTTCGAGGTCAATGAGCCAACCTGGCACATCATGGAGAAGAACCTCAAAACA GCGTCCAATATTGATGACGTGCTCTGTCACCACACCAGTTTCCTGGACAACTGTCTGAAGGACTGCATGCTGACCAACCCCGAGCTGCTCAAGATCTTCTCCAAGCTCATGTCCGTCTGCGTCATGTTCACCaactgcatgcat AAATTCACAGTGAAATTAATCCAAGATGTGGAGACCAATCGGATGGAAGCATTGTCCTCCAAGAACAAAGCCacagaggaggcagagaagaagAAACTCAccacaaag GACAAAACGGTGTGGAAATTGCAAGGTCGACTAAATAACAACCTCGGCCATCCAATAGTTTTG ttTGTGTCGGAGCATGTGGACTCGCTGCAGTCGGACGCCAGCTTCGAGGCCACCATCAGCAGCTTCGACTCCAACTTCAGCACGCTGCTGCTGGACCTGCTGGACAAGCTCAGCATCTATAGCACCAACGACTGCGAACACTCCATGATCAACATCATATACCG GTTGGACTTCAATGGCTTCTACACAGAGCGCTTGGAGAAGATGGCCATCGAACGTACACAGAAAGCATCAGCGTAG